The genome window atactttgacattgttttagctccaagaaaaaaatgacaaattggACCGACCAGATTCTTCAAATATAATTGCTGAGGAGGACATCTTGACCGTCCATGGCCAATTCCAagcttctttttaaaaaaaaggttaaaaaagTATGTAATTATCTTGACTATAAATGTTATTTTCAATGGAACGCTGATAGAATCCTCATGTATTCATTAATATCTTGACTATATTCAGAACAAGGAGGTGAATATTAAATTGGCAGAGAGCGTGCGATGTGATCTAAGAGATTGGAAATTTAATGTCACGTGCGGCGTCACGTGATTTACTAATTAAGTGAAGGAGTGAATTGGGGTAGGATGTGCCCAAGCCTACATTGAGCTTGCGGCTTTGGGAGCCTGTGATCGTAGTCAAATAATAATTCTTCATAAATTGGTttacatgtattttttaaaatcaagaTTTATGGTTTACATTAGAAATTTAAGttgtttttttagtacaagcgacTAGAGGAGGGGGATTTACACAAATATATTCATTAAGTGTCTGGGGTTTCGAACCTCTGCCCACATGAATGAATGTGAAAGAGCTCAACTAACTAACCTACACCCTACTAACTCCGAAATATTAGAACTTTAAGTTTGAAGGGAGTAGTTTTGGACATAAGTAGACTATCAACACAATATGCAAGAGCTCCAAAAAGGATCGTGCATTAATTTTGGACATAAGTACAATGTATTTCatgaataaaatgaaaataaagaaaacattcCCAAAAATATGAGCAAAGATCCaacagtttttatttttataagataGGTTAGAGGCTAAAATGCATGGGAGTTAATAACACATTACATAAAGATTTTGCAATATAATTACATCTATTTTTAGAAACTTGTTAATGAAGTCCCATTACTTGAAGGGGCCATGGTCACCTTTCTATATGAATcgtaatattatattataaattttgTCTCACctaaaacagtttgaaaagaAGGGTTGATTTTCTAGAGTATTTTTCTTCCACTGTGTCACCCCAAAATGTTTTCTTGGAAAGTAGGCACACAATTTCATTTGAGCCAAAtctttttaaaatagaaaGTGAAATGCGAGCTCACTACAAGATCCATGGGGACTCTCTTTAGGCTAGTCCTCCTCCCTCTTAACCAACTTCGCCGACTACCTAGTCAACTTGTACATTTTACATGGCAATTTACGTAAAAATGCAACCCAAGAGGGGTAATCCGGGAAAACCAACTCTGTCTTCGCTGATTTGACTTAGCATCAAAGCGAATAAATAAATGACTTAATGAGTTAAACATGATTTTGCAGGAATTAAAAGACAAGAAAGCAAAAGCCTTATGAGTTATGAGCAGTTGTTTCATTTCTCGGAAGCCGAAACAatccaaaaatttcaatagaaAGAGCGAGAGAGTGAGGGAAAGTGAGGGAAAATCTTATTCCCTTCTTTCGAATTTGTGTTCTTTGAGCTGCAGTCACAAAGACTCCTCCTTTTCCGCTAATACAGTAATGGTGGCTGGTTCACTCAAGCCCTCGCGAACCAAAGATATactgtgagagcttttcagcTACAAAAGCATTGTTCTTTCAGGTACTTGAggctaaatttatttttattgtttttgatCTATTTGTAGTATTGgtctttgggttttttttattttgatctgTGAGTGATTCAAGTTGTTTTTTGGTATTGGTGTATGCGTATATTCATGCATTTCTGTGTGTTTTTGTGCATTGTATTTCATGGCACTGAATACAGGTTGAAGgtagtttaatttgtttatgatTATTGACTGggtaagaatttttttattaatccaataaaatagagagaataattaataaagttgttttattggtaaattttttaattggttcCTTCAATGAGTTAATAGTCCTCCACTGGATAGATGTTTCTGCGGCAATAAAGTAATCAAGCTTAACATTGAACGATATATCCTTccattcttctctttttttcccttggaTTTTACTATGCAGCAGTAGTTCTTTAGCTTTGGTTTCTCATAGTGAGGGCAACTGACTAACAATAATCATACAATAGAGAAAATACGCTACGCGTCGTGATTAGAGTTGGTTAAAGCTAAAGGTGATCACAGCAGGTTTGAAGAAGCTAGTTAACTAAGCTAGGTAGAATTTTAGGTCTAAATGTGTTTATGCATGGCCTTCATGATTTAACAATCCTTTCCAATAGGATAGGAAGAAGGACTTCTTACAGTATGATCTGTCTTTTCAAACAAATTAGAAAGAATGTAATACAAGAAACTTAGGCATCTAATTGAAGTTTTAATAAGATCATTCTGACTGTAATGGAGGCTGGAGAacaagtttccttttgtgtgtTCAATAAACATTGGTGTTTGTGTGGTCTGTGATTACTGTAACATAAGTCATGAACACGGTGGAAACTGTGGACACGTCAGtgttaattactttgatggtTACATGTAAGCATTAGCACTCCATGGGCAGTGACACTGAGTATATTGCAATACGCACATGCTAGAAAAATAGTTTCTATATGACTTGtacatttttggtttttttacaAGGAAATGACAGATGATACAATAAAAGttgcgtttttttttttcttccttctagTTCTttgataaattaaaatgtGGAGGATAACACAGCTTCCTCATATTTTTCACTTCTGTTActgaaattaagaaaaagatctactaatatacatattttaccTAATGAAGCATTTTCAAGATTGCTGAAGCTTCTGGGTTCTGTCTAGATAATAGGGACTGGAAACTTATTGAAGCTTGTTTGTCGTTtcagttttctctttttggagAAATCAGCATTACTGCATGTCATAGGAGTTGTCTGCAAGCAATCGATATATTGAATGAGTTTTTGTTAGTATTTTGGTGTTGAGGTTAATCCCAATTAAGGTGAGGAAGAAATTCAAACAATGGTATGACAATTATTAACGCATAGACAGTTCCAATACAATTCCATGGAACCTGGAAAGGATGAATTCCAACCTGCATCCCAGTCATATTTGCAGGACTCTCTGAGCAGCAGCATGCATACTGATATGAGATCTAATGACCTTAATATACCAGAAATTAAACCTGTACATAATTACTCCATACAGACTGGAGAGGAGTTTGCTCTTCAATTTATGCTTGATCGAGTGAACCCCAGGAAGCCTTTGAATCCGAATGCTGTTGGTGATCCAAGTTATGCAACAGATTATATTGAACTAAAAGGAATTTTAGGAATCAGTAATACAGGGTCTGAGAGTGGGTCAGATACTTCAATGCTCCCTTTAGCTGAAAAAGGGCCAAACCAGTTTGAAAGAAACAGGTCATCTTTACATGATGACAGGAATAACTATGCGTCAGTTCAATCAGTACCAAGAGCTTCATCAGGCTATGAAAATAGTCATATTCATCGATATGCCTCTTCTGGAGCCTCTGATAGTTcatcaatgaaaatgaaagttcTCTGCAGCTTTGGAGGTAAAATCTTACCCCGACCAAGTGACGGGAAGCTCAGGTATGTTGGAGGTGAAACACGCATTATCCGTGTAAGAAAGGACATTTCCTGGCAGGAGCTTATACATAAAGCTTTATCAATTTATAATCAAGTGCATGTAATTAAATATCAGCTTCCTGGAGAGGATCTTGATGCCTTAGTGTCTGTATCTTGCGACGAGGATCTGCAGAATATGATGGAAGAATGGAATGAACTAGAAGATAAAGAAGGACCACAAAAGCTTAGGATGTTTTTGTTCTCCATGAGTGATCTGGATGATGCTCAGTTTGGTCTGCACGGTGTGGATGGTGATTCTGAGGTTCAGTATGTAGTTGCTGTCAATGGAATGGACCTGGGGTCGAGAAAAAACTCGACTCTACTTGGTATGACGAGCACTTTAACAAATAATTTGGATGAGTTAAATGGACAGAATATTGAGAAGGAGACAAGTAGGGTTGCAAAAGACTCAATACAGGTAGGCACTTCAAGTTTAACTGGCAATATTGTTTCATCAAGAACCGTTCAGTCTTCTGAACCAATGCTACCTAACTTTTCAAATGCCTATGACACGTATCCTCATTTTCAGCATAGCCAGGTGATGCATTATGGACAAAATGTGCAGTACTCGTTGCACAATGGCCATACCCTCCCAAGTCACTCCCCATTTGGAGGAACTACTGTTTCAGTGCCTCATCATGGAATTATGAATCAACAAGGAGGTTCAATTGAAGAGCAGCCATCTAGTCACTcaagagaacaaaattttgagATGCCAGTAAAGCAGGTGAAACGTGATGGTTCACTGCAGCAAGAGAGTGATCCTGAAAAACTTCGCCCCTCGGGGAAAGAGCACTCTGTCCCTTTACAGCTGTATGATGGTAATTTGATGAACCATCTTCCTGTTGAAGAAGCATCAAAAGATGAAAGAAAGTACCAGGAACCTGAAAAGGTTGCTTCATCAATTGATTCTGGGAACCCAGTGCTGGTTCATAAATCCAGTGAAATTGAACATAATTCCACATCTGGCAATGCATTTGCTCCTGCTTATGCTGACCATTTGTCTAATGGAGTTGATTTCAGTTACCAAGAGCCAGCTGTGCTTCCTAAAAGAGTCTACTACTCAGAAAGAATTCCCAGGGAACAGGCAGAGTTGCTGAATCGTTCATCAAAATCTGATGATTCTCATGGTTCTCCGTTTCTCATAACTCATTCTCATTCTGATGTCACCCAGAAGGATCCAATCACGGAAGGAGTTAACAAATTGCATGAACATGGAAACCTTGCTCCCCAGACTGAACAGTCTACCCCAACGGTATATGTGGATGCTCAAACTGTTGATGATGGACTTGCCCAACTTCAGAAGTACAAAGAGTTTGCTGATTCAATTTCTCAGATGAATACAAAGCTTTTGCAAGATACAGATGGCGAACTAAAGCGGGCATTACCAACCCATGTGGATAATATAGAGGCTGCAAAAAGGGATAGGATTCTTGAGTCTGACCAAGAAACAAACTTCCCTAAAGATAGCCATAAGAATAACATTGTAGAAGCTGGATCACTTATAAGTGGGATACCTTCTGTAAAGCACCAGGAGCTTTCTGCATCTAATCATTCTGAGCTTAATCAGGAAGAGGCCACTGGCAAGGATCCAAGTACTGTTGATACTATGGGCCGTGCTCAGCCCATTACTTTGACAGGGAAGTTGTCTAAAGATGTTTCTCAAGAAACAGCTCCAGTTGGTGCTTCTACTCCAGTGGAGGGAGACATCATTATTGATATTGAAGAACGATTTCCTCGTGATTTCCTGTCTGATATATTCTCCAAGGCAGTACTTTCTGAAGACTCCCCTGATTTTGGTTTGCTGCAAAAGGATGGAACTGGTTTGAGCTTAAATATGGAAAATCATGAACCTAGACGCTGGTCATATTTCCAGAAGTTGGCACAAGAAGGGTTTGATAAAAAAGATGTTTCTCTTATTGACCAGGATCTTGGTTTTCCGTCTGTGATTGGAAATGATGTGGAAGGAGATGGTAGATCTTATCATCTCACACCATTAATAGCAGCTGGAGTTTCAATGGTCCATGTGGATTCTCAGCCTAAATTTGCGAAAGACATTCAAAAAGACTTGCCTGGAATGACCCAAGCTGAAACAACAGTTCTGCATTCTAATTATGATCAACTCCAAGTGAAGGACACCGAAAGTATGCAGTTTGAGGGAATGATGGAAAACATAAGAGCGCAAGATTCGGAGTATGAGGTAGTCTTTTGATCAGGTCTCATTTTTCTTAACAAATTGCCCCTTTGCTAACAATGTTCCCATAACTTGGATGTAGGAGGGGAATTTTGCAAGCAGAAAAGCTGGTTTGCCTCCTTTAGATCCTTCTCTGGGAGATTTTGATATCAGTACCTTGCAGGTGTGATGCTTACATGTTAAATAATTTGATATAAgagttttctctttttaactTGGTTAAATGAAATATCTGTATATTAAGTGATTGGCTATACAAAAAGCTATACAAAAAGTTTACTTCGTTCGAGTGTGATGCTTACATGTTAAATAATTTGATATAAgagttttctctttttaactTGGTTAAATGAAATATTTGTCTATTAAGTGATTGGCTATAGAAAAAGCTATACCAAAAGTTTACTTCGTTCGAGTGGGTGTAGCTCTTAGTAGAAAGTTTTGCTTTGTTCTCATTTCCCTATCCACCTCCCTCTCCCTAACCCCCCGATTTAGACAACAAATATAGTGCTTTGCACTGATGAGACCTGGCTACTCCATattttaagaaacaaaaattttcaATGTTGTTAGAACTTGGCTTAGGATTTGGATCTGGATAATAATGTCAAATAGCCCTCCTATTAGTATCAGAAAATGAGAATATCGCATCATTTTGTGTTCATTCCCATTTCGTCACAGTTTCTTCTAATTGAATAAATCTCACATGTATGTCAGGAAAACCATTATATGCAAGCATAGTGAATATCTTATGTCATGAAAGGATGAATTGAGGTTgggataaaaaagaaagaaacattaCGTTCAATATTGTCCtcatccaaaagaaaaactactTGTGCATGCATACTTGGGCACAtggacacacacacacagagagaaTCATCCCTAATGTTTAATATGCAATGTTTTATCATTCATTAATTATACTGTGGAGATTTTGAGTAATCTCTATGGGCTTCAGGTGTTTCACTGTTGTTAAAGCATTTGGTCCCCCAGTTAATTGgttattcattttcttttatacatCTACACAAACTTGCTAGTAAATGCACTGGATCTGTTATTTTGGTATTGGTTAACCTACTTTTGACAACAGTATCGACTTTCCATTTGACATCTCTttgattctttcttctttgtgcACATGATAGTTGATAAAGAACGATGATCTCGAACAGCTGAAGGAACTAGGTTCTGGTACATTTGGGACTGTGTATCAtggaaaatggaggggcagtGATGTTGCCATTAAGAGACTAAATAAGAGCTGCTTCACTGGGAGATCATCAGAGCAAGAGAGATTGGTAGCCTTTCTTCCCCACCTCTGAATTGTGCAATGAAATTCACATTTATTGAAAAGCTTGTGGAGGAAATATATTCTAATATTTATGTTGCTTCTATGACACAttaatattttccttttcaaggCCATAATGGTATTTCTTACCCAATTGTCAGAGTATAGAGTTCTGGCGGGAAGCTGACATTCTTTCAAAGCTTCACCATCCAAATGTTGTGGCGTTTTATGGTGTAGTGCAAGATGGACCAGGGGGAACACTTGCTACTGTAACTGAGTACATGGTTGATGGTTCTCTTAGGCATGTCTTGCTTCGAAAAGATAGGTAATGATCCATTGATGCTGTCCTATACTTTTCTGCTTTGTTTCATGCGCTCAGATCATCATGGCAATACTATACAATCATGAAAGTACACTAAGCTTTTGATGTATTTTTATCTGTATGTTTCAAGTTCACTGTTTCTGAATGGCAGCAGTTATTTCGTTAATTTtcaccttctttcttttaatcttATTATGCAGGTATCTTGATCGTCGCAAGCGACTAATAATTGCTATGGATGCAGCATTTGGAATGGAATATTTGCACTCAAAGAATATTGTGCATTTTGACTTGAAGTGTGACAACTTACTTGTGAACCTAAAAGATCCTGTACGGCCAATTTGCAAGGTAATTATCATGAAGTTATCAATACTAGAAATGGTTAACTTTCTCTGTTAGCAACTTACCATGagtaacaataataatatgtgTTTCTTCCCAGGTCGGTGATTTTGGGCTTTCGAAAATCAAGCGAAATACCCTGGTTTCTGGTGGTGTACGGGGAACGTTACCATGGATGGCACCAGAGTTGCTGAATGGCAGCAGCACTAAGGTATCTGAAAAGGTAAGATTTCtgtttaagttttatttttacaatggaAATAGAAATAGATAAATAGTGAGGGATAGAGTGTGTATCAATTTAGCCCATATAAATATAGGGCAGTCTGCAGCTAACGTGATTGAAGTCTCTTACTGGATCTCTTTCTagttttaataaaaatgtcaaattgGTGAAGTTGttcttaagatttttttttgtttgtttgtttgtttgtttgttgttctTCATCTCTTGTTCTCTCTTCCTTCTGTTTCTTCCAGTGTAGAAAGAAACTTATTAACATATATCTTTTTTCCTCGGATCTGAATGATTTCGGATTAACCTGGTACATTCGCATATCTAGGGACTTCATTGCTTCCCTTGTCTGACTCTTGATAAAATGCTGTAGGTTGATGTATTCTCCTTTGGTATTGTCTTATGGGAGATTCTTACTGGCGAGGAGCCATATGCCAACATGCACTATGGAGCAATTATAGGTGATTGTTTTACTCTATTGTTTTGGTTGAGCTTGAGCTTGCATGTCAATATTGTTGCACCATTAAAGACTGATGTTTGCCTCACGGTTaacttaatttcaatttgttattattactctctctctctctctctctctctctctctctctctctctctctctctctcatgtatgtatgtatgtatataattattaaCTCACTGCTACAGATTTAAgtgttttgaatttcttttaataCATGCAGGAGGTATTGTAAATAACACATTGAGACCCACCATTCCAAGTTATTGCGATCCTGAATGGAGAGTGCTTATGGAGCAGTGTTGGGCTCCTAATCCTGCGGCCAGGCCATCTTTCACAGAGATCGCCGGTTGCTTACGAGTAATGACTACAGCTGCTAGCCAACCCAAAGCACAGGGTTATAAGGCTTCTAAATGATCATTTGAACACAGTTGTGGCGTTTTTGCATGCTTTAGACATGATACCTTTATTCATTCAATTGGTACCTCATAAGATAGTGTGTATGATATCGTATTTGGAGCGCAGATCCACGATTTTCCACTTTTTTCTGGAATGGAATAGGCTCCTTTcaagtaattttcttttattttgctttctaCCCCTGAAACTCACAAAATTGTAGTAGAATGTTTTAGCTTCACAAAGAGAATGCACGGTTGCGAGTTGGTTTCTACTATTCTTACAAATGCATTTTCTACTAGCCTTCAACATTTCTGATTTACTATAACTTCTTATTTGGTAGGCCAATTTTGCTATAAATGGGGCCTTCAAAGAGCTTTGTATTAGAGCACCTTGACTGGTTTATTTGGTCCCAAGCAAATAGCAATCTTCAAAGCTACAATGCTAATTTTATAACTGAAGTGTATTGAGCCCAAGTGAGAGCACTAGGAAGATCTTTAGAAACCAAATTTCTATCATCACTGGGATCTTTGATTAGAAGATAACTCATTTTATTACTTtccaataataaaataaaatgactgCCAATGGCTTAACCAAATCAGCTGCAACGTCGGCAAATGATATCATGGAGGAGGCTAGGAGGAAGAAGCATTGTGCACATGCCATGCAGAAGCCAGCATTATGGGCCTGCCTTTCCAT of Prunus dulcis chromosome 4, ALMONDv2, whole genome shotgun sequence contains these proteins:
- the LOC117624179 gene encoding uncharacterized protein LOC117624179, which codes for MEPGKDEFQPASQSYLQDSLSSSMHTDMRSNDLNIPEIKPVHNYSIQTGEEFALQFMLDRVNPRKPLNPNAVGDPSYATDYIELKGILGISNTGSESGSDTSMLPLAEKGPNQFERNRSSLHDDRNNYASVQSVPRASSGYENSHIHRYASSGASDSSSMKMKVLCSFGGKILPRPSDGKLRYVGGETRIIRVRKDISWQELIHKALSIYNQVHVIKYQLPGEDLDALVSVSCDEDLQNMMEEWNELEDKEGPQKLRMFLFSMSDLDDAQFGLHGVDGDSEVQYVVAVNGMDLGSRKNSTLLGMTSTLTNNLDELNGQNIEKETSRVAKDSIQVGTSSLTGNIVSSRTVQSSEPMLPNFSNAYDTYPHFQHSQVMHYGQNVQYSLHNGHTLPSHSPFGGTTVSVPHHGIMNQQGGSIEEQPSSHSREQNFEMPVKQVKRDGSLQQESDPEKLRPSGKEHSVPLQLYDGNLMNHLPVEEASKDERKYQEPEKVASSIDSGNPVLVHKSSEIEHNSTSGNAFAPAYADHLSNGVDFSYQEPAVLPKRVYYSERIPREQAELLNRSSKSDDSHGSPFLITHSHSDVTQKDPITEGVNKLHEHGNLAPQTEQSTPTVYVDAQTVDDGLAQLQKYKEFADSISQMNTKLLQDTDGELKRALPTHVDNIEAAKRDRILESDQETNFPKDSHKNNIVEAGSLISGIPSVKHQELSASNHSELNQEEATGKDPSTVDTMGRAQPITLTGKLSKDVSQETAPVGASTPVEGDIIIDIEERFPRDFLSDIFSKAVLSEDSPDFGLLQKDGTGLSLNMENHEPRRWSYFQKLAQEGFDKKDVSLIDQDLGFPSVIGNDVEGDGRSYHLTPLIAAGVSMVHVDSQPKFAKDIQKDLPGMTQAETTVLHSNYDQLQVKDTESMQFEGMMENIRAQDSEYEEGNFASRKAGLPPLDPSLGDFDISTLQLIKNDDLEQLKELGSGTFGTVYHGKWRGSDVAIKRLNKSCFTGRSSEQERLSIEFWREADILSKLHHPNVVAFYGVVQDGPGGTLATVTEYMVDGSLRHVLLRKDRYLDRRKRLIIAMDAAFGMEYLHSKNIVHFDLKCDNLLVNLKDPVRPICKVGDFGLSKIKRNTLVSGGVRGTLPWMAPELLNGSSTKVSEKVDVFSFGIVLWEILTGEEPYANMHYGAIIGGIVNNTLRPTIPSYCDPEWRVLMEQCWAPNPAARPSFTEIAGCLRVMTTAASQPKAQGYKASK